The Dendrosporobacter quercicolus genome window below encodes:
- a CDS encoding LptF/LptG family permease has translation MRILDKYIIKELLGPFVFGICAFSSVFIGTSTLFKIAQYITKYGASVTAVVKLFFLSLPNIVVLTFPMSMLLAALLAFGRLSGSSEITAMRSGGISFYRLTAPVLIVALFVSLFAVAFNEFIVPRANTAYNHIVRYEIERNTAPKSQEHIIIKEVKDGNIERLMYARKYDEATNTLQAISIQEFENGNIVRVQNAETAQWQNSHWIMYNGTIHDLSTAGNLQRTMKFEQQVMPITKNPTSIKREQKDESEMTIKELKQQIKVLQSEYVKSSSYEIELQQRVSIPLASFVFALIGAPLGLQPQRSSSSIGLGLSIIVIFIYYSIMTVTSALGQGGALPVIIAAWIPNITGVIAGCYLMRKAAR, from the coding sequence ATGCGTATATTAGATAAATATATCATCAAAGAATTACTGGGACCGTTTGTTTTTGGCATTTGCGCCTTTTCCAGTGTGTTTATTGGAACCAGCACCTTGTTTAAAATAGCCCAGTACATTACCAAATATGGCGCTTCGGTTACGGCTGTTGTCAAGCTGTTCTTTCTCAGCTTACCCAATATTGTTGTGCTGACTTTTCCAATGTCAATGCTGCTGGCGGCGCTTCTGGCATTCGGCCGGCTGAGCGGGTCCAGTGAAATAACGGCGATGCGTTCAGGCGGTATCAGCTTTTATCGCTTAACTGCGCCGGTACTGATCGTAGCATTGTTTGTCAGTCTGTTTGCGGTAGCGTTTAATGAGTTTATTGTACCAAGAGCCAACACGGCCTATAACCACATTGTCCGGTATGAGATCGAACGGAATACCGCGCCGAAGTCCCAGGAGCATATTATTATTAAAGAGGTAAAAGACGGCAACATTGAGCGGCTGATGTACGCCCGCAAGTATGACGAAGCGACCAATACGCTGCAGGCAATTTCCATTCAGGAATTTGAAAACGGCAACATTGTCCGGGTTCAAAATGCCGAAACCGCGCAATGGCAGAACAGCCACTGGATTATGTACAACGGTACAATTCATGACCTGTCAACCGCAGGCAATCTGCAGCGTACCATGAAATTTGAGCAGCAGGTTATGCCGATCACCAAAAATCCAACATCAATCAAGCGTGAACAAAAAGATGAGTCTGAAATGACGATTAAAGAACTAAAACAGCAAATCAAGGTGCTGCAGAGCGAGTATGTAAAGAGCAGCAGCTATGAGATAGAATTACAGCAACGGGTATCCATTCCGCTGGCCAGCTTTGTTTTTGCCCTTATCGGGGCGCCGCTGGGCTTGCAGCCGCAGCGTTCCAGTTCCTCCATTGGCCTGGGGCTAAGCATTATCGTGATTTTTATCTATTACAGCATTATGACCGTTACCTCAGCCTTAGGGCAGGGCGGCGCGCTGCCGGTCATAATTGCCGCCTGGATACCCAATATCACCGGCGTTATTGCGGGCTGTTATCTGATGCGCAAAGCAGCCCGGTAA